Proteins encoded together in one Planctomyces sp. SH-PL14 window:
- a CDS encoding DUF1553 domain-containing protein, translated as MRTIRLIAIIALLSAPAWAADPAGVQFFEAKIRPILIKHCYECHSAESKSLKGGLLVDTAEGLKTGGDSGPSLFPGKPEDSVLLQALRYENYEMPPSGKLPEDVLKDFERWISMGAPDPRTESVTRPTAKAGLDIEAGRSFWAFQPAESHVLPEVKNADWPKTWIDRFVLNQQEAKGVAPQPDADRATLLRRISFDLVGLPPTDQDLKTFLDSEDPQAVERYVDHLLRSPQFGEHWGRHWLDVARYADSNGGDFNATFHEAWRYRNYIINAYNADRPFSELIVEQIAGDLLPAADKAARERQTVATGFLMLGTKMLSERDKEKLRMDVVDEQVSAVGSAFLGMTLGCARCHDHKFDPIPTKDYYALAGIFRSTQVLDGEIQKYVSNWVRQPLPIEPEHAAALKVYEEKSKELKNRIKAAEETLKKQKSSASLTSYLEQGITVDDTQAEVVGQWKASVHSKEFVGKGYIHDDKLDKGQKRVTFRTNLPADGEYEVRISYPGSNGRATNVPVTVVHSAGESVVTVDQSQVAPLEKLLRPIGIFEFNADKPAEVTISNAGTDGYVIVDAVQFVPKKELQMAVASKDGEKPASGAMAKEAQKDLEQLKQELKALTESAPPPAPVALAVNDAPQKGDCNICIRGETNMLGPKVARGFLQVAMFDEPPAIAADESGRLALARWVADSRNPLTARVYVNRVWHALLGAGLVRSVDNFGMLGDRPTHPELLDQLAVEFVAHDWSTKWLVRKIVLSHVYQLSSAYEERSWSADPENKLLWRAHRKRVPAEAIRDAMLSAGQQLDSRQSDSAVSGLGTLVTVNRADDGGYSQSEGNVRTVYTPVIRTELPSLLRVFDFADPDFVTGQRSETNVPAQALWMLNGEFVAAQSQRVVDRALKDDLSTVSERIDQLYRFTLGRPPTIEEATIAQKFVDRAGLDSLTDAKAREAWRELVHAIFASSSFRMLD; from the coding sequence TTGCGCACGATACGACTGATCGCCATCATCGCCCTGCTCTCCGCACCCGCCTGGGCCGCGGATCCCGCGGGCGTTCAGTTCTTTGAAGCGAAGATCCGCCCGATCCTGATCAAGCACTGCTACGAGTGTCACTCCGCGGAATCGAAGTCCCTCAAGGGGGGGCTGCTCGTCGACACCGCGGAAGGGCTCAAGACGGGGGGGGACAGCGGTCCCTCGCTGTTCCCGGGGAAGCCGGAAGACAGCGTGCTGCTGCAGGCGCTGCGGTACGAAAACTATGAGATGCCCCCCTCCGGCAAGCTGCCTGAGGATGTCCTCAAGGACTTCGAGCGCTGGATCTCGATGGGGGCCCCCGACCCGCGGACGGAATCGGTCACCCGGCCGACGGCCAAGGCAGGGCTCGACATTGAAGCCGGCCGCTCGTTCTGGGCCTTCCAGCCCGCCGAGTCGCATGTCCTCCCCGAGGTGAAGAACGCCGACTGGCCGAAGACCTGGATCGACCGGTTCGTCCTCAACCAGCAGGAAGCGAAGGGAGTCGCGCCGCAGCCCGATGCCGACCGCGCGACGTTGCTGCGGCGGATCTCGTTCGACCTCGTCGGCCTGCCGCCGACCGACCAGGACCTCAAGACCTTCCTCGACAGCGAGGACCCCCAGGCGGTCGAGCGGTACGTCGACCATCTCCTCCGGTCGCCGCAGTTCGGCGAGCACTGGGGCCGGCACTGGCTCGACGTCGCTCGCTACGCCGACTCCAACGGCGGCGACTTCAACGCCACGTTCCACGAGGCCTGGCGTTACCGCAACTACATCATCAACGCCTACAACGCCGACCGCCCGTTCAGCGAACTGATCGTCGAGCAGATCGCGGGCGACCTTCTGCCGGCGGCTGACAAGGCGGCCCGCGAGCGGCAGACCGTGGCGACCGGGTTCCTGATGCTCGGGACCAAGATGCTGAGCGAGCGGGACAAGGAAAAGCTGCGGATGGACGTCGTGGACGAGCAGGTCTCGGCGGTCGGCAGCGCTTTCCTGGGGATGACCCTCGGCTGCGCCCGCTGCCACGACCACAAGTTCGACCCGATCCCGACGAAGGACTATTACGCCCTCGCCGGAATCTTCCGCAGCACGCAGGTGCTCGACGGAGAGATTCAGAAGTATGTCTCGAACTGGGTCCGCCAGCCCCTCCCGATCGAACCCGAGCACGCCGCCGCCCTCAAGGTCTATGAGGAGAAGTCGAAGGAGCTCAAGAACCGGATCAAGGCGGCGGAGGAGACCCTCAAGAAGCAGAAGTCCTCCGCGTCGCTGACGAGCTACCTGGAGCAGGGCATCACGGTCGACGACACGCAGGCCGAGGTCGTCGGGCAGTGGAAAGCCTCCGTCCATTCGAAGGAGTTCGTCGGCAAGGGGTACATCCACGACGACAAGCTCGACAAGGGGCAGAAGCGGGTCACCTTCCGCACGAACCTTCCGGCCGACGGTGAATACGAAGTCCGCATCTCCTATCCGGGGAGCAACGGCCGGGCGACGAACGTCCCCGTGACGGTGGTCCATTCCGCGGGCGAATCGGTGGTCACCGTCGACCAGTCCCAGGTCGCCCCGCTCGAAAAACTCCTGCGGCCGATCGGGATCTTCGAGTTCAACGCCGACAAGCCGGCCGAAGTCACGATCTCCAACGCCGGAACCGACGGATACGTCATCGTCGACGCGGTCCAGTTCGTCCCGAAGAAGGAGCTGCAGATGGCGGTGGCGTCCAAGGATGGCGAGAAGCCCGCCTCAGGCGCGATGGCCAAAGAGGCTCAGAAGGACCTCGAGCAGCTCAAGCAGGAGCTCAAGGCGCTCACCGAATCCGCTCCGCCCCCCGCGCCGGTCGCCCTGGCGGTGAACGACGCTCCCCAGAAGGGGGACTGCAATATCTGCATCCGGGGCGAGACGAACATGCTCGGCCCCAAGGTGGCCCGCGGGTTCCTGCAGGTCGCCATGTTCGATGAGCCCCCCGCGATCGCGGCCGACGAGAGCGGCCGGCTGGCTCTCGCGCGCTGGGTGGCGGACTCCCGCAATCCGCTGACCGCCCGCGTCTACGTGAACCGCGTCTGGCACGCCCTCCTGGGGGCGGGACTCGTCCGGAGCGTCGACAACTTCGGCATGCTGGGAGACCGGCCGACGCACCCGGAACTGCTCGATCAGCTCGCGGTGGAGTTCGTCGCGCACGACTGGTCGACGAAGTGGCTCGTCCGCAAGATCGTCCTCAGCCACGTCTATCAGCTCTCGAGCGCCTATGAAGAGCGAAGCTGGTCGGCGGACCCTGAGAACAAGCTCCTCTGGAGGGCCCACCGCAAGCGAGTCCCGGCCGAGGCGATCCGGGACGCCATGCTGTCCGCCGGGCAGCAGCTCGACAGCCGCCAGTCGGATTCCGCCGTCAGCGGCCTGGGAACGCTCGTGACCGTCAACCGGGCGGACGACGGCGGCTATTCGCAGTCCGAGGGGAACGTCCGGACGGTCTACACCCCCGTGATCCGGACGGAGCTCCCCTCGCTGCTGCGGGTCTTCGATTTTGCCGATCCCGATTTCGTGACCGGCCAGCGGTCGGAGACGAACGTCCCGGCCCAGGCGCTGTGGATGCTGAACGGCGAGTTCGTGGCGGCTCAGTCCCAGCGGGTCGTCGACCGGGCCCTGAAGGATGACCTCTCGACCGTCAGCGAGCGGATCGACCAGCTTTACCGGTTCACCCTCGGCCGTCCCCCGACGATCGAGGAGGCAACGATCGCCCAGAAGTTCGTCGACCGGGCCGGCCTCGATTCGCTGACCGATGCGAAGGCCCGTGAGGCGTGGAGAGAGCTCGTCCACGCAATCTTCGCCTCCTCCTCCTTCCGGATGCTCGACTGA